Genomic DNA from Gossypium hirsutum isolate 1008001.06 chromosome A01, Gossypium_hirsutum_v2.1, whole genome shotgun sequence:
tagatcaaagaataagtagatcattctgttaaaaatttcatctatttttaattttaaaaattgatatttatatgTCAACATGATATCTGATTATTCCGTCAGACACgttaatttttaacagtagaggAATGCAATCTGACTTCTATTATAGGagtctctatgatacttttactcaaaaaatagtcATGAAATGGAAGCCAAAATTCGAGTACCGTCCTTAAAAAAAcataagtaccaaattgaatattaaaactaaattcggatgccaaaaattatatttacccTTCGGagtaatgaaaagaaaaatcccGTTATCCCTAGTCTCCCCACTCAAAACCTAACTCGTTTCTCGCACGTGACAAGCAGCTGATGAAGAAAAAGCGGTAAAGGACGCGCCGCAAGATTCAATTACCATAGAAATACATATTCTCTCATTTAAACCGTTCGATCTTCTCCACGTCAGCAATCCGCGTGAATCCTCATTTCAACGGCTGAGATCACCGTTGCAGAAGCTACTGGTAGAGAGAGCGAACAAgcttcctctctctctctctctcttccaattttctgatttttttcctgagaaaaaaaaaaggaaaaaaaagagggaaaattttcgtttgagattttttttttttggctaaagATGAAGTTGATGGAAGAGGAGACGGTGTTCGAAGAGGAAAATGAAATCAAGGCTATGAAAGAGGAAGAAGAGGTTGACGGTGAAGATGAAAGTGAAGTAGAAGGTGGCGAACCGGAAGAGGAAGACGACGATGACGACGACGAGGATGAGGATGATGAAGGCGAAGatgacgacgacgacgacgacgaAGGAGAGGAGGATGACGATGTGCAGGTTCTTCACTCATCCGGTCCTCCTGTCCTGATAGCTGATGACGACGAGGGCGAGGATGTTAAAGACGATGATGACGACGATGAAGGCGAAGGCGACGGCGACGGCGatgacgacgacgacgacgatgATGACAGTGATGacgatgaagaaggtgaagaagaGGTAAAATTcttttaatctttaattccagttaattattgtgattaattgaaattttttgttttctcaagtcttttttttttcagctGAAACTGTTCAGATCCATTGTTTTCCGTACTTTTTTTGGGGCTAACTGTTTGATTCTTTACTAATCCGAAAGTTAAACCTCAAATCTTGGAGTCCTTTTTATG
This window encodes:
- the LOC121203669 gene encoding prostatic spermine-binding protein, which gives rise to MKLMEEETVFEEENEIKAMKEEEEVDGEDESEVEGGEPEEEDDDDDDEDEDDEGEDDDDDDDEGEEDDDVQVLHSSGPPVLIADDDEGEDVKDDDDDDEGEGDGDGDDDDDDDDDSDDDEEGEEEEDMGTEYLVRPVVPAEDEEDASDFEPEENGEEEEEEDDEDDEEGSVKIEAPPKRKRTDRDDSDDNDDDGGDDERPSKR